One region of Vigna angularis cultivar LongXiaoDou No.4 chromosome 10, ASM1680809v1, whole genome shotgun sequence genomic DNA includes:
- the LOC108334573 gene encoding uncharacterized protein LOC108334573, with protein MFSTPMSELELELDVHARPPFLLQRPPLLQSAPPLFKQRSWSPDAYRDEAWLRRKGNWKNRRSKSVTDEDVDELKACIELGFGFDSSPEVELDPRLSDTLPALGLYHAVNKHYNESLVPKTTTTPSSSAASDCEGTPSPHGSPHSAIFTTGDNPQTVKTRLRQWAQVVGCAVRQSSS; from the exons ATGTTTTCCACGCCCATGTCGGAACTGGAACTGGAACTGGACGTCCATGCGCGGCCACCCTTCCTGCTCCAGCGCCCACCGCTCCTGCAGTCCGCACCGCCGCTCTTCAAGCAGCGATCGTGGTCGCCGGACGCCTATCGTGATGAGGCCTGGCTCCGCCGCAAGGGAAACTGGAAAAACCGTCGCAGCAAGAGCGTCACCGACGAAGACGTGGACGAACTCAAAGCCTGTATTGAATTGGGCTTTGGATTCGATTCCTCTCCTGAAGTCGAGCTTGATCCCCGCCTCTCCGATACACTTCCCGCTCTCGGCCTCTACCACGCAGTCAATAAACACTACAACGAATCCCTCGTTCCCAAGACCACGACCACGCCGTCTTCCTCTGCCGCATCTGACTGCGAAGGCACTCCTTCCCCGCATGGCAGTCCCCACTCTGCCATCTTCACCACAG GTGATAACCCTCAGACCGTGAAGACGAGACTGAGGCAGTGGGCTCAGGTTGTTGGATGTGCGGTGCGTCAAAGTTCTAGCTGA